A genomic segment from Glycine soja cultivar W05 chromosome 20, ASM419377v2, whole genome shotgun sequence encodes:
- the LOC114403030 gene encoding glucosidase 2 subunit beta-like: MKLLRLRILLIALLLMLCAPFSSSSKPKDPFLGVAPEDDDYYKSSDVIRCKDGSGKFTKAQFNDDFCDCADGTDEPGTSACPGGKFYCRNAGHSPVYLFSSRVNDGICDCCDGTDEYDGQVKCPNTCWEAGKVARDRLKKKIATYQEGVKLRKQEIEQAKVAMEKDEAELSKLKKEESILKGIVKQLKDHKEQIDKAEEEERLQKEKEEKQKRESEEKANEAKDKADEDTEHRNEAEKHSDIEDNTLENNHDKIENLEGSPADQDEAGDKLADVLDDDDDDDDDDEASDSHGSEGSLHNKVEENAKEAEEEPIVKSETDIKVRNKESSDEIINKGNDASENTEGLSREELGRLVASRWTGENTDKPSAEPDTTLDNEDREDPKGKNNEEYEGYASETDDDNNKYDDDSHKYDDEDEVDDEYREDEHDDLSSSYKSDSDNEPDLSDNPSWLEKIQRTVRNIFQVVNLFQAPVNQTDAARVRKEYDESSAKLSKIQSRISSLKQKLKHDFGPAKEFYSFYDHCFEGKENKYTYKVCPYKQASQEEGYSNTRLGSWDKFEDSYRVMVFSNGDKCWNGPDRSLKVKLRCGLKNEITDVDEPSRCEYVAVLSTPTLCQEERLKELQLKLDLLNSEIPANHDEL, translated from the exons ATGAAGCTGCTGCGTCTTCGAATCCTCCTCATTGCTCTGCTTCTCATGTTGTGCGCCCCATTTTCATCTTCTTCCAAACCCAAAGACCCCTTCCTCGGCGTCGCCCCCGAAG ATGACGACTATTACAAGTCTTCCGATGTAATAAGGTGTAAAGATGGATCCGGAAAATTCACCAAGGCTCAGTTCAATGATGATTTCTGCGATTGTGCTGATGGCACCGATGAACctg GTACATCGGCATGTCCTGGTGGAAAATTCTATTGTCGGAATGCAGGACATTCTCCTGTTTACTTGTTTTCATCTAGAGTGAACGACGGAATTTGTG ATTGCTGTGATGGAACCGATGAATACGATGGTCAAGTAAAGTGTCCAAATACCTGCTGGGAGGCTGGTAAAGTTGCTAGAGACAGACTGAAAAAAAAGATTGCCACTTATCAAGAGGGTGTCAAATTGCGAAAGCAAGAAATTGAACAAGCTAAAGTAGCTATGGAGAAGGATGAGGCCGaactttcaaaattaaaaaaggaagaaagtatACTTAAAGGGATCGTGAAACAGCTAAAGG ATCATAAAGAACAAATAGATAAGGCAGAGGAGGAGGAGCGTttacagaaagaaaaagaagagaagcagAAAAGGGAGTCTGAGGAGAAGGCTAATGAAGCAAAAGATAAAGCTGATGAAGATACAGAGCATAGAAATGAAGCTGAAAAGCATTCAGATATTGAAGACAATACTCTAGAAAATAACCatgataaaatagaaaatctAGAGGGTTCTCCTGCGGATCAG GATGAAGCAGGGGACAAATTAGCAGATGtacttgatgatgatgatgatgatgatgatgatgatgaagccAGTGATAGTCATGGGAGTGAAGGATCTTTGCATAATAAAGTGgaagag AATGCAaaagaagctgaggaagaacCTATTGTTAAATCTGAAACTGATATAAAGGTCAGAAACAAAGAGTCTTCTGATGAAATCATCAATAAG GGGAATGATGCATCTGAAAATACTGAGGGATTATCAAGGGAAGAATTGGGCCGGCTTGTTGCTTCACGTTGGACAGGAGAAAATACTGATAAGCCAAGTGCTGAACCTGATACAACATTAGACAATGAAGATCGGGAAGATCCAAAGGggaaaaataatgaggaatatgAAGGCTATGCTTCTGAAACTGATGATGACAACAACAAATATGATGATGACAGCCACAAATACGACGATGAAGATGAAGTTGATGATGAATATCGAGAGGATGAGCATGATGACCTTTCTTCCTCCTACAAATCTGATTCTGATAATGAACCAGACTTGTCAG ATAATCCTTCTTGGTTAGAGAAAATACAGAGAACTGTACGCAATATTTTTCAGGTTGTTAATTTATTCCAGGCTCCAGTGAACCAGACAG ATGCTGCTCGTGTACGCAAGGAATATGATGAATCAAGTGCCAAGTTGTCGAAAATACAGTCTAGAATATCAAGTCTGAAGCAAAAGCTAAAACATGATTTTG GTCCAGCAAAGGAGTTTTATTCATTCTATGATCATTGCTTTGAGGGCAAGGAGAACAA gtacactTACAAAGTCTGCCCCTATAAGCAGGCTTCTCAGGAGGAGGGTTATTCCAATACCCGTTTGGG GAGCTGGGACAAATTTGAGGATTCGTACAGAGTAATGGTGTTTTCTAATGGTGATAAATGCTGGAATGGTCCAGATAGGAGTTTGAAG GTCAAGTTAAGATGCGGGTTGAAAAACGAGATTACTGATGTAGATGAACCAAGCCGTTGCGA ATATgtagctgtattatctacccCGACCCTTTGCCAAGAGGAAAGGCTGAAG GAGTTACAACTCAAACTAGACCTTTTGAATTCGGAAATACCAGCAAACCATGACGAGTTGTGA